The nucleotide window TTCTGCCCCGAAACCGACTAATAGCTGTCGGTATATTTAAAGGTAAACTGATCCTGATCCTGAATCGGTGTTTCATCGACTGCCGGGCAGAAACCTGCGGCTTTGCAGGCTTCGTTGTTTTCGGATTCGTACAGCCACCACGGTCCGGTTGCCATCTCGCCCTGTTTTACATCCAGCAGTCCGGTTAACAGCCGTCCATAAGTGCTGCTTTCCATTTCCGCTTTCAGTTCTGAAGCGTCATCCAGCATTTGACCCAGAGTTTCAGCCTGGGTTTTAATCGTTCCGGAGAACAGCTCCGTTCCGTCAATTTCATTCACAACGGTCACACGAATCGTCTTCGCGCCTTCCACCGTCTTCGGTTTCAGTGCATTAAAGCCCAGAATACACAGCAGTATAGCGGCCAGTATCGCAGCCGCCGCAATCCATTTCTTTTTCATCGTTTATTTCCTCTCCAATTTTTCCAGCCGGTCGATCAGCGGATCCAGCAGAAACAGCGCTTCCAGCGCGCTCAGCAGCCCTTGAACGAGCGACGTTTTTAAACCCATGACAATATAAATCAGCGTGACTTTGGGTGAAAACACAATAAACGGCAGATCGAGCAGCTGACCGGTCGCAAATGAACAGAAACCGACCAAAACTACCGCCGCCCACCGATGCTGCAGCAGCTTCGCTTTCAGACTGCCGAACACCACAGCATAGACAGGATAGATCAGACAGTAAGCGAACGTCCAGATTGAAACGCCCTGCACCAGCATGTTGACCAGCGTAAAGACCAGCGCGGCATAGAAAACCTCACGCCGATCAAAGGTCAGAGCCAGTACCGCAATCGTCAGGGTGATCGCTTCCAGATACAGCACCTGAGAAAACATCGTAAAGACGACAGCCATCATCGCCGCCATCATCGCGATTCGCGCAATCTGCTTAACCGACATTGTAGCTGCGGGAAACAAAGGGAATCTCCGCCACGCCTTCCAGCCGATTTTCTTTCAGCGCCATCTGAAAGAACACATTGGACAAAAGATTCCAGAAATCCAGCAGAATCGGCGGAACCGTTTTTTCCTCCCGATCGATCGCGTATGCGATCCGCAGTACCGCTTTGCATCGGCTGCGCAGTCCATGCAGCGCACAGGCTCCCGCACAGCCTGCCGGCAGCACAAACTGTTTCAGCTCGCCGTTTTCCTGCGTCAGTTTGACATACAGCTGATCCAGCCAACGGAAATCTTCCGGCCGAATGGCCAGTTTTCCCCGAATGGATCCATTCGCGTGATAGACCAGCTCACACAGCTTCAGCAATTCAGGCTGATGCTTCACACAATGCACAGCTTGTCCGATCAGCGAGGCCATTTCATCCGTGGCGACCTCATAATCACATTGCCGCGATGTTTCTTTCAGAAACGAATAAGCACAGCAGCGTTGATCCATTTCCATCCCCCTTTCTCAATAAAAAAACTCATTCCTGAATTCAGAATGAGTGAGTTTGACTATTCCATGATTAAAACGAAGCCAATCACAGCCTAGCCTTTAATCCTTCACCCAGAAGACAAGACTTATTCATTTCGGCCGGTCTACCGACTTCACATCATCCGCCCTTCCGCCTTCCCATATCTTCATACAGTGGCTGTTGGAAGTTTGTCCGCTTCACGGTTGCTGGGGCAGTCAGAGAAATTCACTCTGTTCCCGATTAAGCAGTTTCCTGCACCTGAAATGCGTATTCATTATATCATGCCGTCGGGTAAAATAAAGTCTTTTTGCTTTAAAGATAAGCCTTCTGTCACAAAAAGGTTAAGATCAAGGCGGTGATGATTCCAGCCAATGCCACAATAACCGCGCCAAGGTATACAGTGATTCGATCCTTTAAACCAAGCCTTAAAATCAAGACAAAGATTTCAGAGCCAAAGGCCGCGATGTTCAGCCATGAATCATCTGTGATGTGTCCCCAATTCCAACGGAGAGTATAAGCTATACATACCGTAAGAAAAGCAGTAATACCTAAAATTTGAAGCGTTTTCGTGTTTTTTTTGCCAGCCTCTGGAAAATCAAAGGTACTCAGCAGAAAAGCAAAGTCGATTAAAAAGAGGTTAAGGACTGAGAAAAATTCAGATCGAAGATCCAGACCCCATTTCTGACATTCCCACAGCACACAGGCCAGAATTAGGAGCAGAATGAAAATAAAACCTAAATCCCGCAATCTTTTCAAAAGGCTTTCGTTCTTCATTTTCTTTCCCTCCTTCCTTATGGCTGATGAATCATCAGTTCCAGGACAAGGTTCTCTGACAACGGTGTTTCCGCTACAATCCGACCGCTCGCCGGACTGACAATCACACCGATTTCCTTTCCGTTATCCAATGCAGAGAAAACATAGAGATCTGTTTTTTCTTCCTGCATCGTTAATTCGGGAGCTGCCTTTTCATAGATCAGCTCCAAAGCATGAGGATATGTATTCACGGCATACTGCACCTCATCCAGTCCCTGTTTCCTCAACAAGACTTCGGCCTGATTCACTGTTTTCAAACCGGTAACCCAGGGAAAAGCGAGGATAAAAAGGAATACTAATATTAAAATGCAGAATATGGGTTCCGAGATTCGTTGACCCCAGCCGGGAATTTTATTTTTTAATTTCCAATGATAGAATCCCTGCCCCAGCCCCATCATCATCAGATATCCGCCCTCCAGCATATACGGAAATAACGCCCAGCACACCAAACCGAGGACAAACGCAATGACGGCAGTCACAGGCAGCGTCTTTTTGTTGCCGACCCAGGATTTTAATTCCCGCGCTTTGCCTTCCTTTCCGCGCAATGCCCAAATAATAAAATAAGTAGGCACCAGCACAACAATAAAGGTGATCTCAACGATATTCTTATACAGCTGCTGCGTACAGTAATACACGGCTGCCAAATCCACACCATAAAGAAGCATCGCAATGATCATCAGACCATAGGATTTCTTCCTGTTTATCTGTTTATTCATCCTCACACCTTCTTTCATTTCACTCTCCTGATTCGGGATTCATCCTGACTTAATAACTTCAGCACCTCATTTTCCAATAACGGCGCCTGGGCTATGATCTTTCCGGTAACCGGACTGATGAGGATTCCCATTTGTTTTCCCTGACGTACCGCGGTAAAAAGATATAGATCTGTTTTCAGTTCCTGATTGCTTAACCCTAGAGCTGAATTGGGAAAAATCCAACTCAGTCCATAACGATTGGCATTGGTTCGATATTGAATATCAGTATATCCCATTCGATTCAGCAGTTCTTCGCCCTTCTGCGCCGGCTTTAAATGGATCATAATAGGAAAAGCAAGAATGAGGATCAGTTCCACAGACAGGATGCAGAGCAGACAAGCTGAACCTCTTTTTCCCAGCTTGGGAAACCAGTTACTTACACCATAATAGTACAGCCAGTAACCCAGAGTTATCGAAAATATAAACTGATAGATCAAATTGTAAGACGTCAGCCAATTCATCACGCCGATAAACAAAAATCCGATTGCGATATAATTCAGGGATTGATTACCATTTGCGTTGACATTGGTTGAAAGCTTATTCATCTCGTCTTTATAAAACCAAACACAGAATAAAATGAATAACACAATGACGAAAAAGGACGGATGGATTCCGATAATATCTTTATAACCGTGATGCAGACTATTCCATAAAAGGCCTAAATCCAACAGAAACAAGAAACTTGCCGCTGTCACTAAAGCATATTTCCCCCAGTTTTTTTCTTTCATCCGTCTTGATCCCTCCCCTGCTTATTTCTCCAGCATTAAAACTTTTAATTCCGGGCTATCTTCCCAATACTTCTGCACGATAATTCTTCCCGTATAAGGGCTGACAAGCATGGCTCTGTTTCTGCCTTTTTCAATCGTGACATAGCCGTAGAAATCCATGCTTCTTTCCTTTTCTGTCAAGATTGCAACCTCATCAGGAAAAAAGAATTCTGCTTTGTTGTGATTCACAGCTGCTATGAATTGAATTTCTACAAGTTTTTGTCGTTTTAATGCAAGCCGTACCCCCTCAATATCCTTTAGTTCACTCCACAATGGAAATCCGATCAAATACCCCAATATAAACAAGCAGGCAAAACAGGTCTTTTTTCCTGCACTGTTTTTCATCTTAGGAAACAGCCTCATCATCACTGCATCAAAGAGAATGGCAGCGATTCCGCAGGCGATAAGCGGCCCGCCTATCAATTGATTAGGAAAAGCGATATCGGTATAAATTCCAACCCCAAAAACAACAATCAGA belongs to Holdemania massiliensis and includes:
- a CDS encoding cytochrome B → MFPAATMSVKQIARIAMMAAMMAVVFTMFSQVLYLEAITLTIAVLALTFDRREVFYAALVFTLVNMLVQGVSIWTFAYCLIYPVYAVVFGSLKAKLLQHRWAAVVLVGFCSFATGQLLDLPFIVFSPKVTLIYIVMGLKTSLVQGLLSALEALFLLDPLIDRLEKLERK
- a CDS encoding ATP:cob(I)alamin adenosyltransferase, giving the protein MDQRCCAYSFLKETSRQCDYEVATDEMASLIGQAVHCVKHQPELLKLCELVYHANGSIRGKLAIRPEDFRWLDQLYVKLTQENGELKQFVLPAGCAGACALHGLRSRCKAVLRIAYAIDREEKTVPPILLDFWNLLSNVFFQMALKENRLEGVAEIPFVSRSYNVG
- a CDS encoding DUF4430 domain-containing protein; amino-acid sequence: MKKKWIAAAAILAAILLCILGFNALKPKTVEGAKTIRVTVVNEIDGTELFSGTIKTQAETLGQMLDDASELKAEMESSTYGRLLTGLLDVKQGEMATGPWWLYESENNEACKAAGFCPAVDETPIQDQDQFTFKYTDSY